The following are from one region of the Noviherbaspirillum sedimenti genome:
- a CDS encoding long-chain-fatty-acid--CoA ligase has protein sequence MDYRAAFNRGITLYPERDVLVDGDRRFTWKQWGDRQHRLGNALLGLGLKKGDRVGVVLKNCAECFDAFAAGAKTGIVVVPINYRLNPDAICTIIADAECRALLVHTEFAATVQEMSTRLPALEAIIAVGGAVEGLLDYESLLASASSAEPQAVHADDDLAAVIYTTGTTGDPKGAMATRRNMIMRMYSAAIEMQFGPEDRYLGSLPMFHAIGLIALGAVFRCATNVVVRDFVPLEFCQMVQQHGISKTTLVPAVLNMVLDFGKDYDLSSMSRLLYGGAPMPQEILRRTTKMFPRCEIMQALGATECLFISVLSVADHREALTGAGRVAGRLNSAGRQASLSEVRVVRDDGTNVIPGEVGEVIVRSGQVMAGYLNKPKETAEAIRDGWYYTRDLATVDEDGYIYIVDRKSHMIITGGENVYPAQIENALFDHPKIANVAVIGVPDSKWGEVVKAFIVCKPGEKLTEREVIEFCAPRMASYAKPKSVEFLDSLPVTATGKLNKLELKKKYWAGSTYPKSTT, from the coding sequence ATGGACTATCGCGCAGCATTTAATCGAGGAATAACGCTATATCCGGAACGAGATGTGCTTGTTGATGGGGATCGGCGTTTTACGTGGAAGCAGTGGGGGGATCGGCAGCATCGGCTGGGAAATGCCTTGCTTGGCCTGGGGCTGAAGAAGGGCGACCGTGTCGGAGTGGTGCTAAAGAACTGTGCCGAGTGCTTTGATGCCTTTGCGGCGGGGGCGAAGACCGGGATCGTGGTGGTTCCGATTAACTATCGACTTAACCCTGACGCGATTTGCACCATCATTGCCGATGCGGAATGCCGGGCATTGCTGGTCCATACGGAGTTTGCCGCTACCGTCCAGGAGATGAGCACGCGCTTGCCCGCATTGGAAGCCATCATTGCAGTCGGGGGGGCGGTGGAGGGCTTGTTGGATTACGAGTCTTTGCTGGCGAGTGCATCGTCAGCGGAGCCGCAAGCCGTGCATGCCGATGATGACCTGGCAGCCGTCATCTACACCACCGGCACGACGGGTGACCCCAAAGGCGCGATGGCGACGCGTCGTAACATGATCATGCGTATGTACAGCGCCGCCATCGAGATGCAGTTCGGACCAGAGGATCGCTACCTCGGCTCATTGCCGATGTTCCATGCTATCGGCCTAATTGCACTAGGAGCAGTGTTTCGCTGCGCTACAAACGTCGTTGTTAGGGATTTCGTGCCATTGGAATTCTGCCAAATGGTCCAACAGCATGGCATCTCAAAAACGACTTTGGTCCCGGCAGTGCTCAATATGGTGCTTGATTTTGGCAAAGATTACGATTTAAGCAGCATGAGTCGTCTGCTCTACGGCGGCGCACCCATGCCTCAGGAGATTCTGAGGCGAACGACCAAGATGTTTCCGCGCTGTGAGATCATGCAGGCACTTGGTGCTACCGAATGTTTATTCATATCGGTGCTTAGTGTTGCCGACCATCGGGAAGCATTAACGGGAGCGGGCCGTGTTGCAGGGCGGCTGAACTCGGCCGGGAGGCAGGCCAGTCTTTCAGAGGTAAGAGTTGTGCGCGATGACGGAACGAACGTCATCCCGGGCGAGGTAGGGGAAGTCATCGTCAGAAGTGGGCAAGTGATGGCAGGCTACCTGAACAAGCCAAAGGAGACTGCGGAGGCAATCCGCGATGGATGGTATTACACGCGGGATCTGGCGACAGTGGATGAGGATGGCTATATCTACATTGTCGATCGCAAGAGCCACATGATTATTACCGGTGGGGAAAACGTGTATCCGGCCCAAATCGAAAATGCGTTGTTCGACCATCCCAAGATTGCCAACGTTGCGGTCATTGGCGTACCGGACAGCAAATGGGGCGAAGTCGTCAAGGCCTTCATTGTGTGCAAACCGGGCGAAAAGCTTACTGAGCGCGAAGTGATCGAGTTTTGTGCGCCGCGCATGGCCAGCTATGCCAAGCCTAAGTCAGTCGAGTTTCTTGACAGCTTGCC
- a CDS encoding phytoene desaturase family protein → MATANNYDVIIIGAGLGGLISGAILAKMEGKKVLVLEKNPDIGGKIMSYGYLHNPDITEGEYRKSLAACGHSSIVHSEPAFPEIMEKHGLFKNYIVDTGWHQMSLGPRNRFAQIANALGKSIPISPTVGFLYHQDGKFMQLSDIANSWPKESQQERKRVAKYTSLISKEQSHQYDHVDYQAFLESITNDKNVIDYYGLMGCYSGGLNCPTTVSAGEIIRVNNMNNMAGMHFQKGGGGGVVTGGFKMVANIFADVIRESGGEIRTNSRVTEIVVKDRKAVGVRLKEDSGVEQEINAPVIINNIPPRYLGNILPQTYWPMEFKQRIENQFPLAGLLGFIGLKEPIEKGDGRKGDFSIRQLPGTEELDVIGEGSIFSFEQTSEVDPTRAKNGKCLMNTWISLYPKNPFGATEITNDELIQKMIQLIYDFFRKQYPQWDDVYEWGYFTRAKDMYGMSICPGQLGERRLPVKHPTVENLYHTGDTVAQWGIASDGVGYGALLTVGEVTGKDYKSLIAPWGR, encoded by the coding sequence ATGGCAACAGCAAATAACTATGACGTAATTATTATCGGGGCGGGCCTGGGAGGTCTGATTTCCGGGGCGATCTTGGCAAAAATGGAGGGGAAAAAAGTACTCGTCCTGGAAAAAAATCCCGATATTGGCGGGAAAATCATGTCTTATGGATATCTGCACAATCCTGACATTACCGAAGGCGAATATCGAAAAAGTTTGGCGGCCTGCGGCCATTCTTCGATTGTGCACTCCGAGCCGGCATTTCCAGAAATCATGGAAAAGCATGGTTTATTCAAGAACTATATCGTCGATACCGGGTGGCATCAAATGTCGCTTGGCCCGAGAAATCGTTTCGCTCAAATTGCCAATGCCCTTGGTAAAAGCATCCCGATTTCGCCGACAGTCGGCTTTTTGTATCACCAAGACGGCAAATTTATGCAACTCAGCGACATCGCCAATTCTTGGCCAAAAGAGTCGCAACAAGAACGCAAGAGGGTTGCAAAATATACATCGTTGATCTCAAAGGAACAATCGCATCAGTACGATCACGTTGACTATCAGGCTTTCCTCGAGTCCATAACGAACGATAAGAATGTCATTGATTATTATGGTTTGATGGGCTGCTACTCTGGCGGCTTGAATTGCCCGACGACGGTCTCAGCCGGTGAAATTATTCGGGTCAACAATATGAACAACATGGCTGGGATGCATTTCCAAAAAGGCGGGGGGGGCGGCGTCGTTACCGGCGGATTCAAGATGGTGGCAAACATTTTCGCCGACGTGATCCGGGAAAGTGGTGGCGAGATTCGAACCAATAGCCGTGTCACAGAAATCGTCGTTAAGGACCGCAAAGCTGTCGGCGTGCGCCTCAAAGAAGACAGTGGCGTGGAGCAGGAAATCAACGCGCCAGTCATTATTAATAACATTCCTCCCCGCTACCTTGGGAATATTCTTCCTCAAACGTATTGGCCGATGGAGTTCAAGCAGAGAATTGAAAATCAGTTTCCTTTGGCGGGACTCTTGGGATTCATTGGTCTCAAGGAGCCGATCGAAAAAGGCGACGGTCGAAAGGGAGATTTCAGTATTAGGCAACTACCTGGTACTGAAGAGCTGGATGTGATTGGCGAAGGCTCGATTTTCTCGTTTGAACAAACTAGCGAGGTTGATCCGACTCGAGCGAAGAATGGTAAATGTCTGATGAATACCTGGATTTCACTATACCCAAAAAATCCATTTGGCGCGACGGAAATCACAAACGACGAGTTGATCCAGAAGATGATACAGTTAATTTATGACTTCTTCAGAAAGCAATACCCGCAGTGGGATGATGTTTACGAATGGGGCTATTTCACCCGAGCCAAGGATATGTACGGCATGTCGATTTGCCCTGGTCAGCTTGGCGAGCGTCGCCTGCCAGTTAAGCACCCAACTGTCGAAAATCTCTATCATACCGGTGATACGGTCGCACAGTGGGGTATTGCAAGCGACGGGGTTGGATATGGCGCTCTTCTAACCGTGGGAGAGGTTACCGGAAAAGACTATAAATCGCTGATCGCACCTTGGGGGCGCTAG
- a CDS encoding phenylacetic acid degradation protein PaaY, which yields MPSYSIEGVIPVVDPSSYVHPTAVLIGDVIIGPDCYVGPCAVLRGDFGRIILERGANVQDTCVVHGFPASNTVIGENGHIGHGAVLHGCIIERDALVGMNAVVMDEATVGQRSFVAASAFVRAGMEIAPDMLVAGVPAKVIRELTAQEIAWKHEGTLTYQGLAKRSLTTMHEVSPLPAVEEGRRRINASDAKPLIVTKRNGT from the coding sequence ATGCCGTCTTATTCTATTGAGGGCGTTATTCCCGTCGTCGATCCCTCCTCTTACGTTCATCCCACTGCGGTGCTCATTGGCGACGTGATAATCGGCCCAGACTGTTATGTCGGTCCATGCGCCGTACTGCGCGGCGACTTTGGTCGAATCATCCTGGAACGGGGCGCCAACGTGCAGGACACCTGCGTCGTGCATGGTTTTCCAGCAAGCAACACTGTAATCGGGGAAAACGGCCACATTGGCCATGGTGCAGTGCTACATGGATGCATCATAGAGCGCGACGCTCTGGTCGGTATGAACGCGGTGGTAATGGACGAAGCCACCGTCGGCCAGCGCAGCTTCGTCGCCGCGAGCGCCTTTGTTCGTGCCGGCATGGAGATCGCCCCTGACATGCTGGTGGCGGGAGTCCCGGCGAAGGTCATTCGCGAACTCACAGCGCAGGAAATCGCATGGAAACATGAGGGCACCCTGACCTACCAGGGCTTGGCGAAACGCAGCCTGACCACGATGCACGAGGTGTCGCCCCTGCCGGCGGTGGAAGAAGGCCGGCGGCGCATCAACGCGTCGGACGCGAAGCCATTGATTGTTACGAAGCGCAACGGCACCTGA
- a CDS encoding DUF2889 domain-containing protein, with protein sequence MITETSESVERRLIHQRRVTCSGFARSDGTWDIEGHLIDTVTESVELVTGTIAPGEPMHEMRLCITIDLEMRIIDAQARTLHGPYPVCGEINATYRSLIGLQIKPGFTQLVKRQFRDELGCTHLNELLPPMATAAFQLLLPIWAQMGKPFNMVGGCHALRFDGDIVRKYFPDQFRAPD encoded by the coding sequence ATGATTACTGAAACGTCTGAATCAGTTGAGCGCCGTCTTATCCACCAGCGTCGGGTTACGTGCAGCGGCTTCGCCCGGTCAGATGGCACCTGGGACATCGAGGGCCATCTGATTGATACGGTAACAGAGTCCGTCGAGCTCGTCACTGGCACGATTGCGCCCGGAGAACCGATGCACGAGATGCGCTTATGCATCACTATCGATCTGGAGATGCGTATCATTGACGCGCAGGCCAGGACCTTGCACGGGCCCTACCCGGTATGTGGCGAAATCAACGCGACGTACCGGTCCCTGATTGGTTTGCAGATCAAGCCTGGGTTCACGCAGCTCGTTAAGCGCCAGTTCCGCGACGAACTGGGATGCACGCACCTGAACGAGTTGTTGCCGCCGATGGCAACGGCTGCATTTCAACTTCTCCTTCCTATTTGGGCCCAGATGGGGAAGCCGTTCAACATGGTCGGCGGTTGCCACGCACTACGTTTTGACGGCGACATTGTGCGTAAGTACTTTCCCGACCAATTCCGAGCGCCCGACTGA
- a CDS encoding IS630 family transposase, with the protein MAGRPKAALVLSAEEQEQLHAWARRRKTAQALALRSRIVLECADGAENKAVAAKLAVTGQTVSKWRGRFVQMRLDGLLDAPRSGAPRTIDDARVDAVIAKTLEEKPSNATHWSTRTMAREAKLSQTAVSRIWRAFGLQPHRQETFKLSTDPLFVEKTRDIVGLYIDPPVKAMVLCVDEKSQIQALDRTQPILPLAPGVAERRTHDYQRHGTTTLFAALDIATGEVIGQLHRRHRSSEFLKFLRTIEASVPSDLDIHLVMDNYGTHKTPTIRNWFARHPRFHVHFTPTSASWLNQVERWFATLTEKQIRRGTHRSTRQLEDAIRDYLKLNNAAPKPFVWTKSADDIMASIERFCLRISNS; encoded by the coding sequence ATGGCAGGCAGACCGAAAGCGGCGTTGGTGTTGAGCGCAGAAGAACAAGAACAATTGCATGCTTGGGCACGCCGACGCAAGACGGCGCAAGCATTGGCTCTGCGTTCGCGCATCGTGCTGGAATGTGCCGACGGAGCGGAGAACAAGGCGGTCGCCGCCAAACTTGCAGTGACGGGGCAGACGGTATCGAAATGGCGCGGGCGCTTTGTGCAAATGAGATTGGATGGTTTGCTGGACGCCCCCCGCTCGGGCGCGCCGCGCACGATCGATGATGCGCGCGTCGATGCCGTGATCGCCAAGACGCTGGAAGAGAAACCGTCGAACGCCACGCACTGGAGTACGCGCACCATGGCACGCGAAGCTAAGCTGTCGCAAACGGCGGTCAGCCGTATCTGGCGCGCATTTGGCTTGCAACCGCATCGTCAGGAAACCTTCAAGCTATCCACCGATCCGCTGTTTGTCGAGAAGACCCGCGACATCGTGGGGCTGTACATCGATCCGCCGGTCAAGGCGATGGTGCTGTGCGTCGATGAGAAGAGCCAGATTCAGGCGTTGGATCGGACCCAGCCAATCTTGCCGCTGGCTCCTGGCGTTGCAGAACGGCGCACCCATGACTACCAACGTCATGGCACGACGACCTTGTTTGCCGCGCTCGACATTGCCACGGGCGAAGTCATCGGGCAGTTGCACCGGCGGCATCGCAGCAGTGAATTTCTGAAATTCTTACGCACGATCGAAGCCTCCGTTCCGAGCGATTTGGACATTCATTTGGTGATGGATAACTATGGTACGCACAAGACACCAACCATCCGCAATTGGTTCGCCCGTCATCCGCGCTTCCACGTACATTTCACGCCGACCTCTGCTTCGTGGCTCAACCAGGTCGAGCGCTGGTTCGCCACGCTGACCGAAAAACAAATTCGCCGCGGAACCCATCGTTCGACCCGTCAATTGGAAGACGCCATTCGCGATTACCTCAAACTCAATAACGCCGCCCCCAAGCCGTTTGTCTGGACCAAGTCCGCTGATGACATCATGGCCAGTATTGAACGATTTTGTCTGCGAATTTCAAACTCATGA
- a CDS encoding 3-hydroxyacyl-CoA dehydrogenase NAD-binding domain-containing protein, whose protein sequence is MMLNNCIRIEREHDIAIVVIDNPPINAGSLEVRSGLLAAIEEVKFDVAVNGIVIIGAGNTFVAGSDLREFGQPLADPQLPAVIAAIESCEKPVVAALHGAALGGGYELALGCDARIALAGTVVGLPEVTLGIIPGAGGTQRLARLAGIPKAISLVCSGERVSSEEALSLGLIDKVAATSLRKEAISLAREMRGRKARVRDMPVPVCDESSITKAAESALRAGKCRPAVHAAINCISLAKTLPIDLALVDERSAFQSLRTSREARALRHQFFAQRDAAKHPALETAMPRPIKNVAVIGAGTMGAGIAIAALDAGFDVAVLERDDVALSRGIDRIRNHYRSRVDAGKLHAAEAAARDARLRGSLDWSTVAVADLVIEAVFEDLQIKQDVFRLLDEVARQGAILASNTSYSDLDAIAAVTSRPQDVVGLHFFSPAHVMRLLEIVHGAATSPEVIATSLQFARRLHKQPVVSANAFGFIGNRIYAAYRRQCEFMLEEGASPQQVDAALESFGFAMGPFTVGDLSGLDIAWRMRQSLAATRDPMARYVCIPDLLCEAGRLGRKSGAGYYLYEQEGGARRPDLLVEKIINSARAAKGIVPRQIGDDEITKRALLAMTNEAALLLQEGVAHRASDIDVAMVNGYGFPKWEGGPVFWASERAVDQLEEEFDWLAELSGPGFVRGDAQQLFPSNREV, encoded by the coding sequence ATGATGTTGAACAATTGTATTCGTATTGAACGGGAGCATGATATTGCCATTGTAGTGATCGACAATCCTCCGATCAATGCCGGATCGCTCGAAGTGCGAAGCGGATTGCTGGCTGCTATCGAAGAAGTGAAGTTTGATGTTGCTGTTAACGGCATTGTCATCATCGGCGCTGGAAATACGTTTGTCGCAGGTTCCGATTTGCGTGAATTCGGACAACCGCTTGCAGATCCCCAGTTGCCTGCCGTCATCGCGGCGATTGAATCCTGCGAAAAACCGGTCGTGGCAGCATTGCATGGTGCAGCACTGGGCGGCGGATACGAGCTTGCCCTTGGTTGCGATGCAAGAATTGCGCTTGCAGGCACTGTGGTTGGCCTGCCTGAAGTAACACTCGGCATCATTCCTGGAGCGGGCGGCACGCAACGCTTGGCTCGTCTGGCTGGCATTCCGAAGGCGATCTCCCTCGTCTGCAGCGGTGAGCGAGTATCTAGCGAAGAGGCGCTGTCTCTCGGCCTCATCGACAAGGTGGCGGCAACAAGCCTGCGTAAAGAAGCCATTTCTTTGGCACGGGAAATGCGTGGCAGGAAAGCGAGAGTGCGGGATATGCCCGTGCCTGTGTGCGACGAGTCCTCGATCACCAAGGCGGCCGAAAGTGCATTGCGCGCCGGGAAATGCCGTCCAGCGGTGCATGCGGCAATCAACTGTATCAGTTTGGCCAAAACACTTCCTATTGACCTCGCATTGGTGGATGAGCGTAGCGCATTTCAATCACTGCGGACGTCGCGGGAAGCACGCGCGTTACGCCACCAGTTTTTCGCACAACGTGACGCGGCCAAGCACCCGGCACTTGAAACTGCCATGCCACGTCCGATAAAAAACGTGGCAGTGATCGGTGCCGGCACAATGGGGGCAGGAATTGCCATTGCTGCACTCGATGCCGGTTTCGACGTCGCCGTACTAGAGCGTGACGACGTCGCACTCAGCAGGGGTATTGACCGCATACGCAATCACTATCGCAGCCGCGTCGACGCCGGAAAGCTACACGCCGCCGAAGCCGCAGCGCGCGATGCGCGTCTGAGGGGAAGCCTCGACTGGTCGACGGTGGCTGTTGCAGACCTCGTGATTGAGGCCGTATTCGAGGATTTGCAGATAAAGCAGGATGTCTTTCGTCTTCTGGATGAGGTGGCGCGCCAAGGCGCCATTCTAGCGTCGAATACCTCCTATTCAGACCTTGATGCGATAGCCGCCGTGACTTCGCGCCCGCAGGACGTCGTCGGACTCCACTTTTTCAGCCCGGCACACGTGATGCGTCTTCTCGAAATCGTACATGGGGCTGCCACGTCGCCGGAGGTTATCGCAACAAGCTTGCAATTCGCAAGACGTCTACATAAGCAACCCGTAGTGTCTGCCAACGCATTTGGCTTCATAGGCAACCGGATCTATGCAGCATATCGACGCCAATGCGAGTTCATGCTGGAAGAGGGGGCCTCTCCCCAGCAAGTTGATGCCGCCCTTGAATCGTTCGGCTTTGCAATGGGCCCCTTCACCGTAGGAGACCTTTCCGGCCTCGACATCGCTTGGCGGATGCGCCAGAGCCTTGCCGCTACACGCGACCCGATGGCACGCTATGTCTGTATTCCAGACTTGCTCTGTGAAGCCGGACGCCTCGGACGCAAGAGCGGTGCCGGCTACTACCTGTACGAGCAGGAAGGCGGGGCAAGGCGGCCCGATCTGCTAGTGGAAAAAATCATCAATAGTGCAAGAGCGGCCAAAGGTATCGTTCCTCGCCAAATTGGCGACGATGAAATCACGAAGCGCGCCCTGTTGGCGATGACCAACGAAGCCGCGCTGCTTCTCCAGGAGGGTGTGGCGCACAGAGCAAGCGATATCGACGTGGCGATGGTAAACGGCTACGGTTTTCCGAAGTGGGAGGGCGGCCCAGTATTCTGGGCGAGCGAACGCGCGGTTGATCAGCTGGAAGAGGAGTTCGACTGGCTCGCCGAGTTAAGCGGACCTGGATTTGTCCGCGGCGACGCGCAGCAACTATTTCCTTCTAACCGTGAAGTGTGA
- a CDS encoding enoyl-CoA hydratase/isomerase family protein yields the protein MCSELIQLEIESGIATIFLNRPEKHNAMNDDMRTQFISALEQVSADPEIRALILTGNGRGFCAGGDIASMERRLNVPAGEVGFNGWRRQQHVHYTQSLLHTMPKPTIAAVNGVAAGLGADTSLACDFVIASSEANFTWSYVARGLVPDGGGMYLLPRRVGLSKTKELIFSGRKVDAAEALSIGIADRLSSPETLLADARAWAIELSKGSRTALALSKTIVNQSFELSAEQIFAQESQAQGICYTSNEHRESVMAFLEQSIGKSKGKA from the coding sequence ATGTGTAGTGAACTGATCCAATTAGAAATCGAGTCGGGTATAGCTACTATCTTCCTGAACCGTCCAGAAAAGCATAACGCGATGAACGACGACATGCGTACTCAGTTCATTTCCGCATTAGAGCAAGTGTCGGCTGATCCCGAAATCCGTGCACTAATCCTTACCGGTAACGGTAGAGGATTCTGTGCAGGGGGCGACATCGCTAGCATGGAGAGGCGCTTGAACGTGCCAGCGGGCGAGGTAGGCTTTAATGGCTGGCGTCGTCAGCAGCACGTTCATTATACCCAGTCGCTACTCCACACCATGCCAAAACCTACGATTGCGGCAGTGAATGGTGTGGCGGCCGGTCTTGGAGCGGATACCTCCCTGGCGTGCGACTTCGTCATTGCTAGCAGTGAAGCCAACTTTACATGGTCGTACGTCGCCCGTGGACTAGTCCCGGATGGGGGGGGGATGTATCTGCTGCCACGCCGCGTTGGTCTATCCAAAACGAAGGAATTGATTTTCAGCGGCCGAAAGGTCGATGCAGCTGAGGCGTTGAGTATCGGGATCGCAGATCGTCTCAGCTCGCCGGAAACGCTGTTGGCTGATGCCCGCGCATGGGCAATTGAACTGAGCAAGGGATCGCGGACAGCGCTTGCGCTGAGCAAAACAATTGTTAATCAAAGCTTTGAGTTATCCGCCGAGCAAATTTTTGCACAGGAAAGCCAGGCTCAAGGGATCTGCTACACGAGCAATGAACACCGCGAATCGGTCATGGCTTTTTTGGAACAGAGCATAGGTAAGTCGAAGGGGAAAGCATGA
- a CDS encoding electron transfer flavoprotein-ubiquinone oxidoreductase, with product MEYDVVIVGGGPAGLSAAIKLKQLAAEKGNDIAVCVLEKGGELGAHILSGAIMDPRALTELLPDWKALGAPLHTEVTEDRILFLTETRAYRTPGFMVPACFENHGNYVVSLGNVVRWLGQQAESLGVEIFPGFPAAEILYNDDGSVKGVATGNMGVDREGNPTDAFQLGMELHAKYTLFAEGARGHLGKQLMSRYDLNQGKDPQSYSIGIKELWEIDPKLHKPGLVIHSTGWPLKNDTYGGSFLYHLENNQVVVGYVIGLSYANPYLSPYEEFQRYKTHPAIRSFFEGGKRLSYGARAITAGGLQSLPKLVFPGGALIGCDAGFLNMSRIKGSHAAIKTGMLAAEAAFAALGEQRQHDELSSYPVAFARSWLHEELHVARNVKPWLSKGLVLGSIMTGIDQMVFRGKAPWTLHRNYADHECLKPAAECTPIAYPKPDGKLTFDRLSSVFISNANHAEEQPIHLTLRNDAIPVGVNLSKYAGPEQRYCPAGVYEFVKTDAGQDRLQINAQNCVHCKTCDIKDPSQNIVWVTPEGGGGPNYPNM from the coding sequence ATGGAATACGACGTTGTCATCGTCGGCGGAGGACCTGCCGGCCTGTCTGCGGCCATCAAACTCAAACAGCTGGCGGCGGAAAAGGGCAATGACATCGCCGTCTGCGTCCTCGAAAAAGGCGGCGAACTCGGCGCCCACATCCTGTCGGGGGCGATCATGGATCCGCGCGCGCTCACCGAGCTGCTGCCGGACTGGAAAGCGCTGGGCGCGCCGCTGCATACCGAAGTCACGGAAGACCGCATCCTCTTCCTGACCGAAACCAGGGCTTACCGGACGCCCGGCTTCATGGTGCCGGCCTGCTTTGAAAACCACGGCAACTATGTCGTTTCGTTGGGCAACGTCGTGCGTTGGCTGGGCCAGCAGGCAGAAAGCCTGGGCGTGGAAATCTTCCCCGGCTTTCCTGCCGCCGAAATCCTCTACAACGACGATGGCTCGGTCAAAGGTGTGGCGACAGGGAACATGGGCGTGGACCGCGAAGGCAATCCCACCGATGCCTTCCAGCTGGGCATGGAATTGCATGCCAAGTACACGCTGTTTGCCGAAGGTGCGCGCGGGCATCTGGGCAAGCAGCTGATGTCGCGCTATGACCTGAACCAGGGCAAGGATCCGCAGTCCTACAGCATCGGCATCAAGGAATTGTGGGAAATCGATCCGAAGCTGCACAAGCCGGGGCTGGTGATCCACAGCACTGGCTGGCCGCTCAAGAACGATACCTATGGCGGGTCCTTCCTGTACCACCTGGAAAACAACCAGGTCGTGGTCGGCTATGTGATTGGCCTGTCGTACGCCAATCCCTATCTGTCGCCGTACGAGGAATTCCAGCGCTACAAAACCCATCCGGCCATCCGCTCCTTCTTCGAAGGCGGCAAGCGCCTCTCTTATGGCGCCCGGGCGATTACCGCCGGCGGCCTGCAGTCGCTGCCCAAGCTGGTCTTCCCGGGCGGCGCCCTGATCGGCTGCGACGCGGGCTTTCTCAACATGAGCCGCATCAAGGGCAGCCACGCCGCCATCAAGACCGGCATGCTGGCCGCCGAGGCTGCCTTTGCCGCGCTGGGCGAGCAGCGCCAGCACGACGAACTAAGCTCCTACCCGGTGGCATTCGCGCGCTCGTGGCTGCATGAAGAATTGCACGTGGCGCGCAACGTCAAACCATGGCTGTCCAAGGGCCTGGTCCTGGGTTCCATCATGACCGGCATCGACCAGATGGTTTTCCGCGGCAAGGCGCCGTGGACCCTGCACCGCAACTACGCCGACCACGAGTGCCTGAAACCGGCCGCCGAATGCACGCCGATCGCCTATCCCAAGCCGGACGGCAAGCTGACGTTTGATAGGCTGTCGTCAGTGTTCATTTCGAACGCCAACCATGCGGAAGAGCAGCCGATCCACCTGACGCTCAGGAACGATGCGATTCCGGTGGGCGTGAACCTGTCCAAGTATGCGGGGCCGGAGCAGCGCTACTGCCCGGCCGGCGTATATGAATTCGTCAAGACCGATGCCGGCCAGGATCGCCTGCAGATCAATGCGCAGAACTGCGTGCACTGCAAGACCTGCGACATCAAGGACCCGAGCCAGAATATCGTGTGGGTCACGCCGGAAGGCGGCGGCGGGCCGAATTATCCGAACATGTAG